A part of Cannabis sativa cultivar Pink pepper isolate KNU-18-1 chromosome 6, ASM2916894v1, whole genome shotgun sequence genomic DNA contains:
- the LOC133038851 gene encoding uncharacterized protein LOC133038851, protein MESGDNMQHTSNSKKGGRRTWTILEEEALLVVLESCVLRGYRCDDGFKAGTYPLIEKELRFKCPNSGLKASPHIESKIKIWKKQYSIVFDMLNVSGFGWNEILKCIQVDSDEVWNAYVQSHKEADGWRGKQFPIYDRLANIFGADRATGKAGETPADMAKAVDLEDDYDGNEMQEESSFSPMFVNQSSGNQSQSGRKKRARPGSDICVGLENLAKSLDNMMEKSHEETKFLIETLKNRDNNKMYDSVWEEITKMNLHVADQIKALKIFAEQPWNVSALKNMDEATKIEFAMTLINHG, encoded by the exons ATGGAAAGTGGAGACAACATGCAACATACTTCCAACTCAAAGAAAGGGGGTCGTCGTACTTGGACAATTTTGGAGGAGGAAGCGTTATTGGTAGTGCTAGAGTCATGTGTGCTGCGTGGCTATCGTTGTGACGATGGCTTCAAAGCTGGAACATACCCATTAATTGAAAAAGAATTACGTTTTAAGTGTCCTAATTCTGGATTGAAAGCAAGCCCCCACATTGAGTCAAAGATAAAAATATGGAAGAAACAATATAGTATAGTATTTGACATGCTAAATGTGAGTGGGTTTGGTTGGAACGAAATATTAAAGTGCATTCAGGTTGATAGTGATGAAGTATGGAATGCATATGTGCAG AGTCACAAAGAAGCTGACGGATGGAGGGGTAAACAATTTCCTATCTATGACAGATTGGCTAATATCTTTGGAGCAGATCGTGCAACTGGAAAAGCCGGTGAAACTCCAGCTGATATGGCTAAAGCAGTCGATCTTGAAGATGATTATGATGGCAATGAAATGCAAGAAGAATCATCATTTTCCCCAATGTTTGTCAACCAATCAAGTGGTAATCAATCCCAATctggaagaaagaagagagctagaccaggttcagatatttgtGTTGGGTTAGAAAATCTAGCAAAGTCTTTGGATAATATGATGGAGAAATCACATGAGGAAACGAAGTTTCTCATTGAAACGCTAAAAAATAGAGATAATAACAAGATGTATGACTCTGTTTGGGAAGAGATCACAAAGATGAACCTCCATGTTGCTGATCAAATCAAAGCTCTAAAGATATTTGCTGAACAACCATGGAATGTGAGTGCTTTGAAAAATATGGATGAGGCTACCAAGATAGAGTTTGCCATGACCCTTATTAACCATGGATGA
- the LOC115695192 gene encoding LOW QUALITY PROTEIN: uncharacterized protein LOC115695192 (The sequence of the model RefSeq protein was modified relative to this genomic sequence to represent the inferred CDS: substituted 2 bases at 2 genomic stop codons) has product LCPKPPRPPRPYHRPLIIDGSTVRDLVSDELEFNKSVDEQFVSLDLNKDDVLSXTELXKAFQTMRLIESHFGIDVATTAKQLSHLYDFIFYKFDYYQSGTVDREEFRFEMKKILLAIAAGLGSSPIQMVLEDDDSTFLKQAADLEASKLEEEEGALNGDSSGSSHTYNFIDLKEATSIRNMKYEEEEGSNIN; this is encoded by the exons CTCTGCCCGAAGCCACCACGTCCGCCGCGCCCATATCATCGTCCATTGATCATAGACGGATCGACGGTAAGAGACTTGGTCAGCGACGAACTGGAGTTCAACAAGAGCGTGGATGAACAGTTCGTATCACTAGATCTGAACAAGGATGATGTTCTCTCCTGAACTGAGCTCTGAAAAGCTTTCCAAACGATGAGGCTCATCGAGAGCCACTTTGGGATCGACGTGGCCACCACGGCCAAACAACTCTCCCATCTCTACGATTTCATCTTCTACAAGTTCGACTACTACCAAAGCGGTACCGTCGATCGAGAAGAGTTCAGGTTCGAGATGAAGAAGATCCTTCTCGCCATAGCTGCCGGCCTTGGCTCGTCACCGATTCAGATGGTTCTCGAGGACGACGATTCGACGTTCCTCAAGCAAGCTGCGGATCTTGAAGCTTCGaagttagaagaagaagaaggggc ACTTAATGGCGACAGCAGTGGCAGCAGCCATACGTATAATTTCATTGACCTAAAGGAAGCAACATCAATTAGGAACATGaaatatgaagaagaagaaggaagcaACATCAATTAG
- the LOC133039272 gene encoding protein ANTAGONIST OF LIKE HETEROCHROMATIN PROTEIN 1-like, translated as MDEMDIVVFVLARNLHFRRIIMGILVLINAYIKVQQYYEKHMLKNRTFVNNETRLSILDTYIRSGDIEFVNELRMDRRTFGVLCELHRHNGRLKVDGLVTIEEQVCIFLNILAHHVKNRTIHHKFKRSGETISRYFNAVLSGVLRLQGSLLVVPEPVSESCNDDRWKWFKNCLGALDGTHIEVHVSQTDKPSYRNRKGKVTTNMLGVFDRNMNFIFVLPGWEGSASDSRVLRDAITRAHGLRVPEGFLAPYRGTRYHLSEWQHGCAPTNEKEFFNMKHSSARNIIEGCFGLLKIR; from the exons ATGGACGAGATGGACATTGTGGTGTTtgtgcttgcaagaaatttacaTTTTAGACGAATAATAATGGGTATTTTAGTGCTAATAAATGCCTATATCAAAGTTCAACAATATTATGAAAAACACATGCTTAAAAATCGAACTTTTGTGAATAATGAGACTAGGCTAAGTATACTAGATACTTATATACGAAGTGGTGATATAGAGTTTGTGAACGAACTTCGAATGGATAGAAGAACTTTTGGTGTATTATGTGAGTTACATAGACATAATGGGAGATTAAAAGTAGATGGATTGGTGACTATAGAAGAGCAAGtatgtattttcttaaatatactTGCTCATCATGTTAAAAATAGAACAATTCACCATAAGTTCAAGCGGTCGGGTGAAACTATTAGTAGATACTTCAATGCGGTATTGAGTGGAGTTCTTCGATTACAAGGGAGCTTGTTAGTTGTGCCAGAACCTGTTTCAGAAAGTTGCAATGACGATAGATGGAAATGGTTCAAG AATTGTTTAGGAGCATTAGATGGGACACATATTGAGGTGCATGTTAGTCAAACTGACAAGCCGAGCTATCGAAATAGAAAGGGCAAGGTTACCACCAATATGTTAGGAGTTTTTGATCGAAATATGaattttatatttgttttacCGGGTTGGGAAGGTTCGGCATCAGACTCAAGAGTTCTACGAGATGCAATAACTAGAGCACATGGTTTAAGAGTTCCTGAAG GGTTTCTTGCACCATACAGAGGAACAAGATATCATTTGTCAGAATGGCAACATGGATGCGCACCTACAAATGAGAAAGAATTTTTTAACATGAAACATTCATCTGCTAGAAATATTATAGAAGGTTGTTTCGGTTTGCTTAAGATTCGATGA
- the LOC133039273 gene encoding uncharacterized protein LOC133039273 — MKKSTTIDAFFKRKNVEVSTSDVSSNLSVDVDHENSKNRPTKSLRLDIKEGFDINLLERDPGIRPLIWEYPPEKRDEVRRAYIKAGPYQIILSSYQKSEEAHSRSFQSSWVKLFPSWLEYSPKVDAAFCLPCFLFHSKDAPPRLDAFTINGFRSWKKVRGKNCAFLAHIGDDINSPHRNSEKAVADLMNQPIHIGRRFANFTSQEIADNRLRLKTSIEGIRWLAFQACPFRVRNAIREEIGDAKFSVIVDEARDESKKEQMSIVLRFVDKDGYVQERFFGLIHVKDTAAITLKEGIFSILSNYSLDVQSIRGQGYDGASNMRGQWNGLQALISSECPYAYYVHCFAHRLQLALAAASREVIPVHQFFTKLNSIVNIVGASCKRNDQLKAAHATNIAHLLEIDELESGKGLNQIGSLQRAGDTRWSSHLKSISSLIKMFSATCEVLLNIIEDALQLQSQDILNAMHLVSSTKTLIQKLREDGWDELVYEVKSFCEHVNIPVPDFNAHYTTKRGRSRGQQDAIIVEHYYRVDLSIQ; from the exons atgaaaaaatcaactacaATTGATGCATTCTTTAAAAGAAAGAATGTTGAAGTTTCAACATCTGATGTCTCATCAAATCTATCAGTGGATGTAGATcatgaaaattcaaaaaatcgcCCAACAAAGTCTTTAAGACTTGACATTAAAGAAGGATTTGATATTAATTTATTGGAGCGTGATCCGGGAATACGCCCGCTAATATGGGAGTATCCACCAGAGAAGCGTGACGAAGTTCGCAGAGCTTACATTAAAGCTGGTCCATATCAGATTATACTCTCTAGCTATCAAAAATCAGAAGAAGCTCATTCACGTTCTTTTCAGTCATCTTGGGTTAAGCTATTTCCATCTTGGTTGGAATATTCTCCTAAAGTAGATGCTGCATTTTGTCTACCATGCTTTTTATTTCACTCTAAAGATGCACCGCCTAGATTGGATGCATTTACTATTAATGGATTTCGATCATGGAAAAAGGTAAGAGGAAAAAATTGTGCATTTTTAGCACATATTGGAGACGATATAAATTCACCTCATAGAAATTCTGAGAAAGCAGTTGCAGATCTCATGAACCAACCAATACATATTGGAAGAAGGTTTGCAAACTTCACATCACAAGAAATTGCTGACAATAGACTTCGTTTGAAAACATCAATTGAGGGGATTAGGTGGCTTGCATTTCAAGCATGCCCTTTTAGAG TGAGAAACGCGATTCGTGAAGAAATTGGTGATGCAAAATTTTCTGTAATAGTTGATGAAGCACGAGATGAATCTAAGAAAGAGCAAATGTCAATTGTTTTAAGATTTGTTGATAAAGATGGTTATGTGCAAGAACGtttttttgggcttattcatgTCAAAGACACTGCTGCTATAACATTAAAAGAAGGTATTTTCTCTATACTCTCTAATTATAGTCTTGATGTTCAATCTATTCGTGGACAAGGTTATGATGGCGCAAGTAATATGCGTGGACAATGGAATGGTTTGCAAGCTTTAATTTCAAGTGAATGTCCTTATGCTTACTATGTTCATTGTTTTGCACATCGTTTGCAATTGGCATTAGCTGCTGCATCTAGAGAAGTTATTCCTGTCCATCAATTTTTTACAAAGTTAAATTCTATTGTTAATATTGTTGGTGCTTCATGTAAACGCAATGACCAACTAAAAGCTGCTCATGCTACAAATATTGCTCATTTACTTGAGATTGATGAACTAGAAAGTGGGAAAGGACTCAATCAAATTGGTTCTTTACAAAGGGCAGGTGATACTCGTTGGAGTTCTCATTTAAAATCTATTTCTAGTTTGATAAAGATGTTTAGTGCAACATGTGAAGTTTTATTGAATATTATTGAAGATG CTTTACAACTTCAGTCTCAAGATATTTTAAATGCAATGCATCTTGTTTCATCTACTAAGACTCTCATTCAGAAATTGAGAGAAGATGGATGGGATGAATTAGTTTATGAGGTGAAATCTTTTTGTGAACATGTTAATATACCTGTCCCAGATTTTAATGCTCACTATACTACAAAAAGAGGAAGAAGTCGTGGTCAACAAGATGCAATTATAGTGGAGCATTATTACAGAGTTGATCTTTCAATTCAGTGA